The Lasioglossum baleicum chromosome 12, iyLasBale1, whole genome shotgun sequence genome segment GGAGGGGTTGATAataattagactccggatttttaagcaaaataGAGATTGACGAAATCAATTGTAAGAAAGGGAAGTTCGGTGAAAATATACAAATAAGTCTTCGCCGTTTGAAATCAGATAGCGCAACCGGTAAGTTATGGCGGCTGGCGGCTAAATAGTGTCAGATGTACACATATCGTAAGGTTGCACGTTGCACATCTGTCAACAACAAACTTGAAATATTAGCGATTGTGTATCAGCGtcgtatattttttttgtgcgaaAATGTCGAGTTTTTAACGTCATTTGCGGGAAGTTCTGATTTACTTCTTTAATTTGAAGAAATCTGCAGCTGAGGCGCATCGATTGCTTGTAGAAGCATATGGTAAGGCTGCATCTACTACAACTACACAGAATACAATTGCATAAGAGTGAAGAGAGGCACTAGGCAAATAGGCTACAGACAAGCCTGCATAACATGCCGTGCCAAACTAAACGAAACGACAGAGGACAACAGATTACAGGACGAAACAGACAAATAAACACCCTGGAAAAGGTGTCAAAAGTTCCGCGACAGCCTACTGCTGGCTGAGGACGACGATCACAGATCGAGACGTCCTACAAGCAAACACGCGGATCACCCCGTCGAGACCACCCTCGACCCACGATCCGAGAGCCTGGCCAGCTCGGGGGATGCGCGTAGCTTCGGTGTTGGTCTCGAACGACCAGACATAAGTGAGAGAAGTTGTCGTGAGTGGTTTCAAAAGTTTAAGAACGGTGAATTTGATGTCGAAGACAAAGAACGTAGTGGAAGGTCGAAAGTGTACGAAGACGCGGAATTGGAAGCATTATTGAATGAAGATTCGTGCCAAACGCAAGAAGAACTTGCACTTGCATTATCAGTGACTCAACAAGCGATTTCACATCGTTTAAAATCAGTGGGAATGATACAAAAGCAAGGAAATTGGGTTCCATATGAACTGACGTCGAGAAACATTGAACGCCGATTGACCACATGTGAAATGCTGCTTGCCAGGCATAAACGGAAGGGTCTCTTGCATCGTATAGTCACTGGTGATGTAAAATGGATCCACTATGGTAACCCAAAGAAGAAGAAATCATGGGGACCACCTGGCCATGCTTTAACATCGACAGCCAAGCCGAATATTCATAGAAAAAAACTTATGTTGTGTATTTGGTGGGACCAGCTTGGTGTCGGGTATTATGAGTTGCTCAAACCGAATGAAACCATTACTGGGGCTCTCTACCGAACTCAATTGATGAGATTGAGCCGAGCACTTAAGGAAAGACGCGCCCATTATTACTCCAGACTCGACAAAATCATTCTTCTGCATGATAATGCTCGTCCTCATGTTTCGATCGATGACGCATGGCCTGTCTGAGCAACACTTCACATCATGTGAAGATAACAAAAATTGTGTTGATGCATGGATAGCGTCAAAAGATGAAACGTTCTTCCGACGCGGTATCCAGATGCTGCTAGAAAGATGGGAAAAAGTAGTGGCCAGTGATGgacaatactttgaataaaaCATAAGGTACCGTTCTTTCGCAATAAATGCCCAAGTTAAGATGAAATACGGCGGAGACTTATTTGTACTCCCAATACATTTACTCTTTCACTGATTTTCAAAAAGCTGATATTAATATAACAACTTcatcttgaaaatttttaaaataaatacataaaatccgcagtctaataatatagCGGCACTATGGAACGCTTTTCCTACGGGAGAAATCGTTCTAGAAATGCACAGGATTTTCTCCGCGAGAGAGTAACACCGTTGTCATCGCAAGAGACCCAGTCTCGTTGGCCAGTCGAGATATTTACAAATCACGGTGTTTGCCTCCTTTTCTCtctatatttttgttttctatctctctcttttctctctctccatcaCTGGCTCTCTTCTCTGAACTTTCGTTTTTTTTCTGTTCTCCCTCGTAGGTGGTAAACTCGGTAGGTGTGAGTACATTATTCGTTCATTTTGGGCCGCATGCAACAACACCACGCTTGCTCCTGATCACCGACACTTTCCTCCTGTCCGAGACAAAGATTCCTTTGATTTTGCCCGGCACACAATGGCCGCTTTTCATTGCGCTCTTTGAGCATGTACACGGAATGATCTTGCACCAGAGGAGAACCCATACACACGTGTCAAGTGCGATTAGTAACCATTAATCTCTTCAAGGACGCGTCAGCTCATTGAGACACGTTGAATCTGAATGGTCCCGTTTGTGTGAACGTtgcttttccaaatttttaacgTACCCTAGAGTCTCTACAGATTGTCCTTGAGGAGATCGAATCAATGTCAAGCATTTGCCTGATCCATTATGGTACCGGTGCACCGTCAGCTTTAAACTTTCCGCTTGCACCGCTTGTTGCGCTTTGACTAACCGATCTCAGGCGTTCACGGGAACGGCGATTACTATGTCTGTTGACAACTGTCCAGCCTGTCCTTCGGAGAACGAGTTCCCGTGCAGCAACGGACAGTGCATATCGGAGGCCCGTTTCTGCGACGGCCTGCCGGACTGCGTCGACGAGTCCGACGAACCGTCCGGTTGCCAAGGACGATGCAACAAGCAGGAGTTCACGTGCCAGTAAGTCTCGATAGATCACAGTGATAGGATCGAGAGCGTAACTTCGTTCCCTGGACAATGCAAACGATGAGAGCCCATAACTTTTTTGTACACGATGATCTCGATCCCATCTCTAAGCAGATATTACTCCCGATGCAACTGTTAAATATTCTTGGTCACGCGAAAACATTTGAATTGTACACAGAAACAATAGGTGCATCACAAAGGGGATGAAGTGCAATGGGGTCGACGACTGCGGCGACGGAACCGATGAGAGGCACTGCAAGCACCGATTCCCTTGATCCTTCTGCTGGTCCGAGTCTATATCACAGTATTTTTCTTACGGGAAGAGAGCGACAAGTGTAattaatgtatatatttatacatatatatatatatataccattGTGCCGTATAGATATGCAGCCGATGCATAATAAATTGTTTACAAGCGGTACACATGGTTGACTGCAATTAGGAAATGACATAGTTTATTGATGTATCATAAAGTCGATTACAAGTGACGTATTTTGTACCGCGACGTCTTTTTCAATGgaacattatacatattatagttTTCCTTCATTTTTCTGCCCGGTGCTACAGATACACAACATATACGCATATATAGATGCTCGCGCTCTCTCGTCACATCGCCGTCAACAAATTAAACCGTTCTCGTAAAATTTATACACATCCGACAATCGCGTGCGCCTTTCAGAAGCCAAGCCGATCGATTTCTGTGTTTTACatagtttttatattttatgtatatttgaaCACACTTCTCGATAGATCGCCAATCCAACGCATTGCACATCGGCTTCGTTCGAAACCGCTAGAGATACACTATCGAGTTCAATTTTATagataagaaaaataaaatgtcaACGTATACTCATCGCACTATAAAACTATACGTTCACACTGCAGCAGCACCGAGCAACTTTTTGTCGCTTCTTGTTGCCTTCTTCTTCCGTTCGGCAATGAAATTGACCAGCTTGGCTGTTGAGAAACTCACGGTATACCAtacatatttttgtatacaGTGGACTTCCTCGCTTCTGTATAAAAATTTCGGACGTTCGCGAAATCGTTTATCTGAACAACAAGCATCCAATGCGTTAAATATATACAGGTGTACAAGCTGTCGCCGAAATAGCTGATTAAAACTCTGAGGGCGCATACTACTTTATGACAAGAATAGAAAAGGTCGCAGATGCACGCGCGTCTGAAACGAGTCTTCCGAACTTCTGAACCGGAAATGGGCACGTGATCGAAAAGTCTCTTCCCAATCGTAGCTACCTATTACTACgtgtattttgaaattcattttgATTAACAAGTAAGTCTGGTCCATTTCCGGCCTGGACGCAGTCTTCGCGACGAGTGGTGTACGATTCCAAGGTAGTATGGTCGTCTATTTCAAGAGCGTCCTGTAAATCTAACGCAGGTCCCGAGGTTAACTGTTAGCCTTAGAGAAAACAGGGTCGTGTCCTCCGTTCACCCGAGATCAAGCGGTTTTCCATGGATCCTCTCGAACGTGCCTCGAGGCAGGATTTTAGAGGAATTCGTCCGGCTCTCTGGGTGCGTCGAGATCGCGATAATGAATGACTGGTCGAAAGTCTCCTCCGCCGCCGCTGTAACGTTGAACAACAATTAAAACTGTGGTGTTTCGAGCTAGCTACGGGCGTAGACAACAAAGAATAGTAGAAAATGGTGGGCCGAAACCGCGTGCGCGAGACCTCGAGAAGTGTGTGCGACGTGCGACCAACTGGACGTGGGAATTCGAACGGAGGCATGGgatgaaagaaaataaaagcACACGTGTAAGCAGTAACAAATAAGTTTATTTGTTAGTCCCTTTCTGGTACGGTTACACAGCATTTGCCGATCTTTTCTCGACCTTCCTCTCTCGTTCCCTTCTCCGTCTCCCTGATCGACAAGGAACGTGACACGAGAAGCCTCCTTGTTAACACATTATCTCCCAGTgattatttcttaatttttgaaaatgatccaCGGCTGAGAATTTTTTAATAGCTCGTTCAACAGCCATAGCAATTTCAATCGTTAACATATCCGTGAACACACCCCCAGTAccgtagtctaataataacgCAATTAATGgagatcctattaataggcttccggtagataaaatGTTCAAATACACGTGATCCATTCAGAACGAAATTTTTCGTCGGAGTGTCTGTACCGTGAGACGCCAAAAGCCGTGCGAGTCTCGCGTGTCAAGAGTTAATAGCATGGAAAAACGTGCTGATTTTGTAACACAGATCTCGTTCCCGGTAATTCATTAAAACGTTCGACGATCACGTGCGTGTGTTACATAATCCAGATTAATAAATCTGCTAGCACAGAGGCGAGTCCGACATATTGCTTAGGATTTTCTCCCGTTTTTTTTTGCCGTTTACAGACTGTCCGCGCAAATTGACTCGAAGGTGCCAGTTAAACTCGATTAAACTTAGAACATGTCCATGTCTGGCTGGTCCAAGTCATTATAACTAACAATAGGCCTCGAGGTGGAATCCGGGGCAGCCCTGTAAAACAGTGGATCACACCACGTTCAATACATGTCGCCGAGAAACGAGAAAGAAATGAGAACAGAAGAACTTCGAGACGGTACTTTGTTTGCGATCGACGGGATTTATTGTTGATCGTACTTTAATTAGTCGCTCGGGTACCTCGACAAGCGTCACCCGCATGCCAGAGATTGCGTACAACATGCGAGTCGCATGCGACTGAGAAAAAGAATGGATTCCTTACCGTCCTCTATTGAAACCACCGCGACTTGGACGTGGCATTCCAAATCCACCGCCGAATCCTCCACCGTAACTGGACCCGTAGCCTCCTCTGCTGCTACCataaccaccaccaccacttcCATAGCTTCCAAATCTGTAGAAATAAAGTTGCATACATCAAacaaaagaatttcttttcTACAGAATTTCTACAACAAGATATCCAAATGTGAGCTGGAAATGTCGATGGACACTTACGTGGAGCACCCGTAGGGGGTGAATCCCTCGCGCATACCCTCCCTGGGTGGTGCCTTGTTGCCAGGATGCTCTGGCAACTGCGGCCTCTTCGGGTCCCTCAAGTAGTTGTTGAAATACTCCGCCTCAGCTTTGACCTCGGCCACCTTCTCAGCATGTTTGTTGAAGATGTGTTTCCGGATGAAATCTGGCCCTTTAAACTTCTTCCCGCTTAGCGGACACAGCCACTTGTCCTTCGACAACTCCTGCGTGTTCGCCTGGACGAATTTCTCCACCTCACTGATTCGGTAGAGTCAAGGAAACCATAGGACAAGGTTGCAAAGGCTAACAAGAAGAGGTCACGGTCAGTTTAGGTTTACTCTGGATTTATCAGAAGAAGTTTTACCCAGATCGAGGACCCAACAACAGTAACATTTCCTTGTGAAAAGGATACGTTTCCGCGTTCTTGGCACCGAGCTTGTCGAACTCTTCCTGGGACAGAGTAGCGACCGGCTGCAAGAAAGCGGCCATTTTGCTCTCGAAGTTGCGACAGTACTCGGACAACTCGGTACTGGAAACTTTGGCTGCTGGAGGCGATCCTCTGACGTGCATTATACCGCACCTGTTGGGCATCTCATCCTCGTTAGGGTACTCGCAGTGGTTGTAATAGTCGACCGAATGGACTACCCGCAAGTAAAGAATCAGTCTGTCGAGCACCTGAGAAACGAATAGAATTTAAAGGATCTGATGGAGGTCGGTAGATAAACGGTGACGGTACCTTCACCAAGGTCGGATCTCTCTCGATGGGACCATCCCCGTCGCCTCCCAACTGCCCCTCCTCCTGATCGCCAGACATGCCCAACAACTCTTCTTCTTCCGCGGACGCCTCTTCTATCAAGTAGTCGGTTATGTTCTTCAACACCGGATTCTTCGAGGACAATCCGAACGCCTGTGGGTTCAAAGATGTTTGTAGAAGATTCTTTCCCGTTGAAGAGGCATTTATTCAACGGACCGAATATCGACTTACAGCTTGCTCGACTTCGTGAGCATTCTGCGCGCCTTTAGCCTCTTTGTTATCATCTTCCTGCTTGGCCGCGCTGTCGTCTTTCTTGTCATCGTTCCACAGACCGACCCTGTTGTCCAAATTGTGCACGATCTTGGCACTCAGTTTGATATCGTGTCGAACTATTTGCTTGTGGGGCGTTAGACCGTTCACCGCGCGGATGCGGCGCGAGAGATCTCTGTTCACTATTGCACCCAACTCGCAGTCCCTGAGCTTTAGTAATCACCAGTAACAAATTTGTTACAGAACATTCACAGCAATGTCACAATTATAGTATAGTCATGTGTAAGTTCGGTTAAGGAACATGCAACTTACTCGAATATTATTCAGACTCCAGCATATCTCCTTTATGTTCACTTGTCGTTCGAAGGACACCCATCCTCTTCTAAACCATCTCCTTTCCGGCTGAGGATCCGCTATGGCAACTCGTAAGAATCCAGGGAATCGTTTGCACATCTGCTTGGACAAAGGTAAATTTAGTAAGAGGAATGCAACCACGTTTGGGTACGCGAGATCGTTAACTGACCGCCTCCACTTCCGCCTTCGTGATGGTAGGCGCCAAATTACGAAGGAAGATGCTACTAGTTTTATGCAACGCTCTAGGCTCTTTCTCCTTATCCTCACTGGCCAGGTCAATCACAGCTTCCGGCTCTATCGCGGCCTTTTTAGGCTCCAGTATCTCGCCATCGGACTTGTTGGGTTcccgttcttcttcttctttccctTCTGCAGCGTCTGCGTTCTCGTTGCTCGCCGCATCTGCTTTTTCGCCGGCAGCTGCGGGACAACATGTACGTAAGTTTGACTCAACTGTATCAGTCTCTTCTCGTAAGACGCGGACGATACGCTATGCAATGTATCGAGACTCACCAGCTTCTTCCTTCGGTGTGTCAATCTTGTTGCTGTCGCTACCAGAAGAACTACTGCTGCTACTACTGCTGCTACTGCTGCTGTTACTGTCTGCACGCTTCCTCTTTTTGGTGTTGCTTTCGTCAAGTTTACCTATAGCACCGAACCAAAATGTGCAGTTCAGCAGGAAATGTTATTCTATGCACGCGAGCAGGAAGACATACCGTTCCCTTCCATGTCATCGTCTTTCTTCGGTTCCTCCACGTTCTCTTCCGGTTTCTCGGGTTCACCGGACCAGTCTTCCTCCTTCTCGACACTCTTAATTTCTACATCCGTGCTCTGTCCGTTCTTAAACGTTTTCTCTGCACGCGAAGTCTCTTCCGGTTTACTCGTGTCACTACGAAACAAGAGAAAATTAATCGACAGTTCCTGTTTCAATGGTTTCAGGTATTAAGATCCTCACTTATTGTCCGTCTTCTTTTCAGTCATGGGTTTACTTTTCGCGTCCTCTTTCTCTTTAGCGGTCTCTTTCGAAATGATCGGGTTCACCGGTTTTACGTCTAAAACTTGCAAATCTTCTTCGGTGCCGCCTTCCAGCTTTATTACCACCGCGTCCAACAAATGGAGCAGAGAGTCCGACTGGTCAGCGTCTACCGAGACTTTGTCGATTTCTCCGACATCGAGCATTTCTAAGAAAACTTCGACACGTTTCTGCGACAGAAACACAGAAACAGAAGATCACAGTGAGAAAGGCCAAGGTATCGGTGAACAAATTCTCTTAAAATCCCGAAACAGATACCTTGAGGGCAGACACTTGTTCCTCCTTTCTCTTCACCGACTCTTCAGGGTGATACTTAATTTTGAACCTGGCAAAATCGACAGAAAGAATGATATTAGTCGCGTTTCTCTGGGTAGACTTTCGTCGATAGGAAAGCAAACAGACGTACAATTTTGTGGACTCTTATATGGTTACGATTCGTTACGTTCGGAAAAATAACATTGAAATCAAAGATATATCAGTTAGTTTCAGACTTCCCGACAGAATAATCTCTACACGCTTCTACGCAAGCACAACGTGTGTGTATGCTTATGGATCGAGATTATCAGCGATAGTGAACGATCGCTATATGTATAGACAATAGAAAGTGAATGGATATGAACAGCTACCGAGTTATCACGGTCTCCCTCCTCCGCGCTCGGCGCAAAACTGTTCCTCTCGTGATCAAGTATTAAACTCATTATAATCCTCAGTTTCGCGCTTGAGGCACGATTACTTTAAACAATTAATCAGTTTTATTGTCAACATTGGTCAGTTACAGAATGAAGCCTCACCTGTAGGTGTTATTATAACTCGCATTCGGTTTTCTCGTCGACTCAGAGATCTATTTGTGAACGATTACGTTCTAATCGTTTCGAATTTCAGTGAGAATGATTATAAACGGGTTTAGAGCGCGGCCTACCGCGAGCAGAATTTGGGCTTTGCGCGCCCAGCTCGCATTTCTCATTAGCTACCTAATAATACACTTTCGTTCGAATCTTCTGCGATGCGCGTCACGCGGTATGCATAAAATGTACCGGGAAAAAATAAACGAGCGAGACGAGATCTGTGCCCAAGACAAGGCGTTGCTGGCTGTATGGCTGTAGGGATAGACAGAGAGAGCTGGTCATATTGGCTTGAATATTACCGATAAAATGGTGTCTGCAATTTAGCAAAAATTATAAAGCCGCTTACACCCTCATCCCCTTTTCTGGCCAACGTGTATGCCATCCTTGGTGCATACACGTTAGGCCAGAAATTCCTTGATAACATTAATTAGGATCCAAAGATTATTTTCTACAGTGGACGATACGGTATCCGCGGCAACAGTAATAAAGAAACCGTTTATTCTCGTCTCATGCGAGTTTTAGTGATACGTTTAGTGTTTTAGTGTGGTGAACGCGTGCGTCGGACCACTGTAGAAATTAATTCCTCTTTTTTTTGTATCCGCGTTTCAAAGCACAGGGTTGAGCTGCATGTTACGTTAAAAGTGAATAATTGCAAGCAGACGACGAAACGAAATATACCATTCCTCGTCCTTGTGGGCGACGAAGAATTCGTTCAACTGTTGCCGCCTGAACTCCAACTTGTACTCGTTGTAACGTTTGATGGCCTCCTCGTCGGTGATCGTGTCCTCCTGTGTCCCAAGAAACGCTTTGAACGACATCATCGGCGGCTGAGTCTCCACATTCGAATTGCTGAAGTTGCCAGCCACCTCCCGACTGCTTCAAGCGAACAAACAGAAATTAGGATCGGTTAACGCGCGAGAACGCCGCCGGTCGATGCTACCTCAAACGAGCCAGCAGGCGTGGAGTGAATCTACTCCGTTTTTGCATGATCACTATGCAACCTCTCTTTTTCATGACAAGTCGTCGACGTGCTCAGAATCAACTtccagaaaagaaaagaagatcGTTATAAACACAACAGAAGAAACACAAACCTGCTGCTGTTACCATGGTTTCCATAGTGATGATTGCCATGATGCGGAGGTGGATAATGATCCGGACCCCAGGATGCAGCCCCACCTCCTCCACCCCCATAATAATCGTGCCCATATCTGGGACGATCATCCCAGTCTGCTCTCATTCTCTTCATCGGAGGAGCCATTTCCTGTGACCTGGCTGGACTGTATCTATCCCGTCCTCCGCCTCCACCGCCACGATACTCTCTGTAGTCTGGACGTTGCCTAGGTCGACTAGACCACTCTCTAGAATAGTTGCTGGCATTACAATAATTAGAGAGAGTATTGATATGCTCAGTTTTATAACATTTCAGAAACCATAGTAGgctgaataaattttaattacctGTCGACCCAGTCATCTCTTCTCCTATCATCTCTACGACCTTCCCTCGAATAAGACTCGGTACGTTCCCCTTTGAACTTGTCTCTTCTCTTCCGGTCGTACTCGTCGTCCGAGTCACCCATGGTAAAAAAATGTTACGTCACTTCTGAAACGCATAACAGGtagaaagaaattggaaaaCGCATTTCATAGACCAACGAACCACTGATCTTGAACCACAGCATACCAGATGGGGGTTAAGTGGACAATTGGAGCACATATATTTCTTGATGCTAATTCGCGCTACTATTTCCGAGCATTCTTCGCCGAAACTAGATTCGAAAGGAAATACATAGGTAGGAAAATGTTTGGCCAAGAGCCAGTGCTTGCGAAGAAATTTTCGAACGAAATATTCGAATAACGCGCGAATACAGGTCCTCGGAACGACCGAATTCTGTTACGTTTCGTCAGCTAATCGACTCGTAATGCTTCCGCGTAGGAATCGGGCGAGTAAAGCGATCGGTTGGAATTTAACTCATTGAAATGGAGTACTTACATATATCAGGTACACCGTTAGAGGAAATAAAAGTCCGGGCATAGAGGATTTTTGCCACCCGTTACCGTGCGTCACCAAAATTTACCAAAGTGCCTATTTCGCCGTGAGGTGCGGCGTCAGTCGCTACCAGTAAGACTATGGTCGCTAATGTCGCTATCGAGGTTTCGTCCCCTATCGATCTCTCTCGGAGTTCGAGACCCGCGAAATTCAAACGTAAGAATCAAATTATTAGCAAATTATTCAAAAAAGCTTTCAC includes the following:
- the Ars2 gene encoding arsenic resistance protein 2 isoform X6; this translates as MGDSDDEYDRKRRDKFKGERTESYSREGRRDDRRRDDWVDSNYSREWSSRPRQRPDYREYRGGGGGGRDRYSPARSQEMAPPMKRMRADWDDRPRYGHDYYGGGGGGAASWGPDHYPPPHHGNHHYGNHGNSSSREVAGNFSNSNVETQPPMMSFKAFLGTQEDTITDEEAIKRYNEYKLEFRRQQLNEFFVAHKDEEWFKIKYHPEESVKRKEEQVSALKKRVEVFLEMLDVGEIDKVSVDADQSDSLLHLLDAVVIKLEGGTEEDLQVLDVKPVNPIISKETAKEKEDAKSKPMTEKKTDNNDTSKPEETSRAEKTFKNGQSTDVEIKSVEKEEDWSGEPEKPEENVEEPKKDDDMEGNGKLDESNTKKRKRADSNSSSSSSSSSSSSSGSDSNKIDTPKEEAAAGEKADAASNENADAAEGKEEEEREPNKSDGEILEPKKAAIEPEAVIDLASEDKEKEPRALHKTSSIFLRNLAPTITKAEVEAMCKRFPGFLRVAIADPQPERRWFRRGWVSFERQVNIKEICWSLNNIRLRDCELGAIVNRDLSRRIRAVNGLTPHKQIVRHDIKLSAKIVHNLDNRVGLWNDDKKDDSAAKQEDDNKEAKGAQNAHEVEQAAFGLSSKNPVLKNITDYLIEEASAEEEELLGMSGDQEEGQLGGDGDGPIERDPTLVKVLDRLILYLRVVHSVDYYNHCEYPNEDEMPNRCGIMHVRGSPPAAKVSSTELSEYCRNFESKMAAFLQPVATLSQEEFDKLGAKNAETEVEKFVQANTQELSKDKWLCPLSGKKFKGPDFIRKHIFNKHAEKVAEVKAEAEYFNNYLRDPKRPQLPEHPGNKAPPREGMREGFTPYGCSTFGSYGSGGGGYGSSRGGYGSSYGGGFGGGFGMPRPSRGGFNRGRAAPDSTSRPIVSYNDLDQPDMDMF
- the Ars2 gene encoding arsenic resistance protein 2 isoform X2, which produces MGDSDDEYDRKRRDKFKGERTESYSREGRRDDRRRDDWVDSNYSREWSSRPRQRPDYREYRGGGGGGRDRYSPARSQEMAPPMKRMRADWDDRPRYGHDYYGGGGGGAASWGPDHYPPPHHGNHHYGNHGNSSSSREVAGNFSNSNVETQPPMMSFKAFLGTQEDTITDEEAIKRYNEYKLEFRRQQLNEFFVAHKDEEWFKIKYHPEESVKRKEEQVSALKKRVEVFLEMLDVGEIDKVSVDADQSDSLLHLLDAVVIKLEGGTEEDLQVLDVKPVNPIISKETAKEKEDAKSKPMTEKKTDNNDTSKPEETSRAEKTFKNGQSTDVEIKSVEKEEDWSGEPEKPEENVEEPKKDDDMEGNGKLDESNTKKRKRADSNSSSSSSSSSSSSSGSDSNKIDTPKEEAAAGEKADAASNENADAAEGKEEEEREPNKSDGEILEPKKAAIEPEAVIDLASEDKEKEPRALHKTSSIFLRNLAPTITKAEVEAMCKRFPGFLRVAIADPQPERRWFRRGWVSFERQVNIKEICWSLNNIRLRDCELGAIVNRDLSRRIRAVNGLTPHKQIVRHDIKLSAKIVHNLDNRVGLWNDDKKDDSAAKQEDDNKEAKGAQNAHEVEQAAFGLSSKNPVLKNITDYLIEEASAEEEELLGMSGDQEEGQLGGDGDGPIERDPTLVKVLDRLILYLRVVHSVDYYNHCEYPNEDEMPNRCGIMHVRGSPPAAKVSSTELSEYCRNFESKMAAFLQPVATLSQEEFDKLGAKNAETEVEKFVQANTQELSKDKWLCPLSGKKFKGPDFIRKHIFNKHAEKVAEVKAEAEYFNNYLRDPKRPQLPEHPGNKAPPREGMREGFTPYGCSTFGSYGSGGGGYGSSRGGYGSSYGGGFGGGFGMPRPSRGGFNRGRAAPDSTSRPIVSYNDLDQPDMDMF